The sequence TACCTAAAGACTTTGAAGGCAATGGTTATATCTCGGTGCAATTTATCCGCAGCCCAAGCAGCGATGAAGTCTATATGAGCCCACTTTCCTACGGCGTAGTGCCTTTTGCGGTGAATTTAGACGCCAGACGCTTAGATGTAAAAATCGCCAACGCCAAAGAGGTAAAACCGGGGCAAAAACTGGAGCTTAAAGTATCCAGCAATCAAGAAGCCCGCGTGGTGGTGTTTGCGGTGGACGAAGGCATCTTGCAAGTGGCGCGATATAAAACGCCACAACCACTGGATTTTTTCTTCCAGAAACGCGCCTTAGATGTACGCACCAGCCAGATTCTGGACTTAATCCTGCCGGAATTCTCGCGCCTGATGCAGGGTGCTGCGCCAGGCGGGGACGCTGCAGGGCTGCTTGGCAAACACCTTAATCCCTTTAAACGCAAACGCCAACCGGCTGTGGCGTGGTGGTCGGGGCTGATCGATATGGGGCCTCAGGGCAAAACGCTGAGCTATACCGTGCCGGATACCTTTAACGGCAAATTGCGGCTGATGGCCGTAGCGGTAACGGCGGATAAAATCGGCGTCTTTGAAGGCGGCACGCAGGTGCGTGGCGATTTAATCCTTAGCCCGAACGTGCCTTATGCACTGGCCCCCGGCGATGAATTTACCGTTAGCGTGGGCGTGTTTAATAATCTGCGCGCACCGGGCAAGGCCGCAGTGCAACTGAAGCTGGACGCCGATGCCGCCTTTACGCTGATCTCGCCAGCGCTACAAAACCTGAGCATAGACGGGCAGCGCGAGGCCAATGCAGAGTACCGCCTGAAAGCCAACGCAGTACTCGGCTCTGGCTCGCTGCGCTTTACGGCCAGCAGCGGTGGTAAGCAAGGCATAGCCCGAGACGCCGTCAGCATCCGCCCGGCCGTGCCTTATTCCACCAAGCTAACCGTCGGGCGATTTGATAAGAGTAGCGAAGAAGTCGCGTTGAGCCGTGTGCTGTTTAACGAGCATCGCAAAGTGATTGCTGGCGTGGCGGGTTCACCCTTGGTTTGGGCTCAGGGTTTGGCCAGCTTCCTGGATGGCTATGGCTATAGCTGCACCGAGCAGGTCATTAGCAAGGGCTTCCCCGCCCTGCTGCTCCCAAACTTGGACAAAGCCAAAACGCAGGCAGCGTTTAGCAAGCTGATCCAGATTCTTGCCGAGCGGCAAAATGACGATGGCAGCTTTGGCCTCTGGGCCAGCAATCCTGATATCTCGCGCTTTGCTTCGGTGTACGCCGTGCATTATCTGCTGGAAGCCTCAGAGCGCGGCCTGCCGGTCAGCCGCGATATGCTGGCCAGAAGCAATGCCTGGCTGGAGCAACTGGCCACCGGCAGCAGCCAGAATCTGGCCGAGGCCAGAGAGCGTGCCTACGCGATTTACCTTTTAAGCCGCCAGGGCACCATGACCAGCGGCATGATCGCCTCCTTGCAACAGGAGCTGGATGCGCATCATGCCAAGACCTGGCAGAAGGATCTGACCGCCGCCTACTTAGCCGCCAGCTACAAGCTGCTCAAACAAGATGCCCTGGCGAATAAACTATTTAAAGCCGTGCCGTGGCGCTTGATCGGCAAGAATAATCAGGCCGAAACCTATTACGACCCTACCGTGCACGACGCCCAGCGCCTCTATTTGCTGGCCCGCCACTTTAAAGAGCAGCTGGGCAGCGTGTCGAATAGCGAGCTGAGCGAATTAGGCAAGGCCATCAGCAGCCAGAACTACCATTCCTTATCGGCTGCCTATTTGATGCTGGGTCTGGAAGCCTATAGCAGCAATGCAGGTACATTTACGCTGGCCGAGGTGGATAAGAATGGCAAGGTGACTGGTTTAGATATAAAACGGTTAGAAAACAGCGCAGCGCTATCTGCTAGCGCCAACCGTGTTCGCTTTGGCAAAGAAGGCGCTCTGCCCGGCTTTTATCTGCTCAGCGAATCGGGCTTTGATAAAACCCCGCCAAGTGCAGCCATTAAACAAGGCGTGGAAGTAATCCGTGAATACACGGATCTGGCCGGTAAAGTGATCGGCAAGGTGAAAATAGGCGAAGAGTTTTTAGTCCGCCTGCGTTTGCGCTCCGATCAGCCAGCATCACAAATGGCGATTGTCGAGCTGCTTCCCGGCGGCGTAGAAATCGTGCCATCGCCTAAGGAAGAAGCGCCAGAAGTGATCGAGGGCGAAGGCGAGGGAGACGGCGAAACGGTGCAACGCCCGGCATGGCAAGCGCCGCTGGGTGAAAAGCAATCCAACTGGCGGCCAGATTACCTCGATATGCGCGACGACAGAATCGTGCTCTACGGCGGCATCAGCAAAAACGCCGCCAGCTTCATCTACCGCCTGCGCGCCACCCACGCCGGCGTATTCACCAGCCCGGCACCTTACGCAGAAGGCATGTACAGCAAGCAGCAAGGCCGTGGCGTGGCCGGGAAGCTGGAGATTGTGAAGCCTTGATATGGGTGAATCGGGAGCAGAGAGTGGGGAGTTTGATCTCCTACTCTCTACTCCCCACTCCCCTGCTGTTAAAATGCCCCCATGACTACATCCCTTGCCACTGCTGTTTCCGCAGAAATCATCATTAAAAAAAGCCGCTTTATTGCGCATATCCACCCCGTAAGCGGACGCGCTGAGGCATTGGCGCTGGTCGATGGATACTGGAAGCAACACCCCGAGGCGCGGCATGTTTGCTGGGCTTTGCTGGCAGGAGGGGAATCGGGGATGAATGACGATGGCGAGCCATCGGGCACGGCAGCCAAGCCGATGATGAATGTCTTGCAGCACAAACATTTAGAAGGCGTATTAGGCGTGGTGGTGCGCTATTTTGGCGGCATCAAGCTGGGCGCGGGCGGGCTCACCCGTGCTTACACCGACGCCATCGCCACCGCACTGCTTGATGCCGAATACATCGTCAGCGTGCCCCAGAATAATATTGAAATCGCCCTGCCCTTTGCCGACGAAGGCCGCATCCGCCGCTTTGTAGCCCAAAACGAAGGACTCGTTTTAGGCGTGCACTACAGCAATATCGAAGCCTATTTACAACTGCAACTCGCCCAGGACAAAACCACAGCGCAGCTAGAAGAAATCAATAATCTATGCGCCGGGCAGGTTCGAGTTACGAGCTCCTAATTTACAAGTTAAATGCAAAAAGTTCTGTAGACACAAAGGGTGCCGAGAACACAGAGCACACGGAAAAAAACCAAATTTTAAACCATGCATTCAGCCCTTCGAATGGCGGCCCCGCGGTGGCTACCGCTCCTAAATCAACGTGCCAAAGGCACTAAAAAGGCCTTTTTGGCTTTGCATCATAAGATCTACAAACCTTAGGTTTTTAAAGCAGGAATCCCCGCTTGTTGAAACATCGCCTCTTCAAACGCTTCATCCTTGCCCTGCTGATCCTCAGCCCGCTGGTGTTGATACGCCTGTGGCCGCATGAATCGCTGGCTGTTGCGGGGTCGACGGCGGTGCTGGCGCAAGATGGCAAGTTGCTACGGCTCACCCTTGCCCCCGATCAGCGCTACCGCCTGTGGTTGCCGCTGGAAGATTTTTCCCCCACGCTAATAGACGCGCTTAAATTGCAGGAAGACCGCTGGTTTTACTACCATCCCGGCATTAACCCCATCTCGCTGCTTCGCGCCATCACGGCCACTTATGGCGGCGGGGCCAGGCAAGGTGCTTCTACGCTGACCATGCAATTGGCGCGGCTTAAATATCGGCTCAATACCAAAAGCCCCAGCGGCAAGCTCAGGCAAATTGGCCAGGCGCTATGGCTGGAAGCGCGTTATAGCAAGCACGATATTTTAGAAGCCTATTTAAACCTCGCCCCCTACGGCAGAAATATTGAAGGCGCGGCAGCGGCCAGCCTTAGCTACTTTGGCAAGCCCGCCAAAGCACTTACCCTGCCGGAAAGCCTTACGCTGGCGGTGATTCCGCAGCAGCCTAATCAGCGTTTGGGCAGCGGCGCATCGCTTACCGATGCCCGCCAGCGGCTGTGGCAGCGCTGGCAACAACGCTACACCGTTAGCCCACAGCAAATCCGCCTGATGACCCTGCCGCTGCCGGTAAGGCGCCTTGAGCAGCTGCCGTTTCGTGCGCCGCACTGGGTTGAGCAAAGGCTGGCCGATAAGCCAGAGCAAAGCACGCTGAACACCACGCTTGATTTGCAACTACAAACCCTGCTGGAAAAACAAATCCGCCAGTACCTGGCGCAAAGCAGCACGCGCGGCATTGTGAACGCCAGCGCCATGCTGGTCGATACACGCGATCAATCGGTACGCGCTTTGGTCGGCTCGGCGGATTATTTCAACGCCAGCATTGCTGGGCAAGTGAATGGCACCGAAGCCAAACGCTCCCCGGGCTCCACCTTAAAGCCGTTCATTTACGCGCTGGGGCTGGATCAGGGCGTGATACACCCGCAGAGTATTTTGCGCGACACGCCCAGTGCCTTTGGCCCCTATCAGCCGGAAAACTTCGACGGGCGCTTTGTTGGCCCGCTTAGCGCCACCGAAGCGCTGATCAAAAGCCGCAATATCCCCGCCGTGTGGCTGGCCAGCCAGCTTAAAAACCCCAGCTTTTACGATTTTTTACGACTGGCAGGGATAGCCAGGCTGAAATCGGAGAATCACTACGGGCTGGCGCTGGTGCTGGGCGGCGGAGAAGTCAGCATGGTCGAGCTGGCAGGGCTTTACACCATGCTGATGAATGATGGCCGCTTAAAGCCGCTGCGCTACCTGAAAGACAGTCCTAAGCCCCGCGGCGAAGTCTTGCTAAGCCCCGAAGCCAGCTGGCTGGCGCTGGATATGCTGAGCAAAAATCCTCGGCCCGATGGCGGCAGCAATGCCTGGCCGGTGGCATTTAAAACCGGCACCTCTTGGGGCTTTCGCGATGCCTGGACAGCAGGCGTGGTTGGCCCCTATGTGCTGGTGGTCTGGCTAGGCAATTTTGATGGACAAGGCAATCCGGCCCTCATCGGCCTGGAAGCCGCAGCGCCGCTGTTTTTTCGCATCAGCGATGCACTGGCCCTTGCAAAACCCGCCGATAAACCACTGCCCCGCAGCACGCCTATGGGGCTGAAACGCATCAATATCTGCACCGCCAGTGGCGATTTACCCAATGCTTATTGCCCGCAGCAAAGCAGCACCTGGTTTATCCCCGGCAAATCCCCGATCCGCGTCAGCACCCTGCATCAGCCGGTACACATTGATACCCGCAGCGGCCTCGCCGTCTGCCCGCCTTACGATCCTGCCTATACAAAAACAGAAGTGTTTGAATTCTGGAGCAGCGATATGGCAAGGCTATTTAAAGAAGCAGGTGTCCCCCGCCGCACGCCGCCGCATATCGATTGCAGCGGCATGGCCAGCCTTGGCGAAGCGCCCAAAATCAGCTCGCCCTTGAGCGGCCTAAGCTACACCCTGCGTCTATCCAAACCCGAAGAAACCATTGCCCTGCAAGCCGCAGCCAGCAGCGAGCAGCTTTACTGGTTTGATAATCAGATATATCTGGGCAACGCCAAAACCAACGGCATCGCATGGCGGCCACAGGCGGGCGGCTGGCACCAGCTTAGCGTGGTGGACGATCAGGGCAGAAGTGACAGCAGGCAGGTGATGGTGGAGTTGTTGCCTTAGGCCATGGTTTTGCGCCCAAACAAGCATTTGCTTAAGTCCATTTCATAGCAAAAACTTAGGGTGTAATAAGTCTGAAGCCGTAGGCATTGCGCCGTGTTTGCCAAACCCAGATTGGGTGAAGGTCACGGTCGCTAAATTGCTAAATGAGAACGCCGAATTACATCTTGTGAAATCGAGCAAGATGGTGCAATGCGTCTGGAAAAACATCAGACTTATTGCACCCTACAAAATCATGCATCTTACGGTCTTGGGATTGATTAATTTTCTAGACAGCTAGCTTACAAAAGGGCACACTTCAATATGCTTTTTTTGGTGTTAAAAAATGACTTCTAATTGCAGCACTGATATAAAAATTGAAAACGATTCTATTCAAGTTGAATCTCAAAATGCACCAGATATAAATGAAAATATCACTGGAAGCGTTAGGGAAAATAAACTTAAATTTGAGCTTGAACGTCTTGTGGAATCTGAAGGCGATTCCTTTACAGTAAAGGTGAAAAATCTAGTTGATTGGGCAGGATACCAAAGAAGGCGTGGTGGAGCTGAGATTGAAATTGATAGAATTCTTAATGAGTTGAATTTAATTTCTAAACCTGATTTTAGAAATAGTCATATTAGTGCGGATGTTGAGATCGGTAAGATAAGTCTAGTTGTAGATCCTGCAGCAACTAAAACACAAGGCGTTTTAACAACAATTCCAAGTGAAACATTCAATAGTCTAGAAAATGATGCTCGCCAAAGTAAAGTAACTGTTAATAGAAATGATCATATATTAACAGTTGGTCGATTAGAGGCCGCAAATATAAAACCTATATCTGTCAAGCCTGATAATGAGCTGTTAGAAGCTACGACATTAATGTTGAAGTACAACTTCAGTCAATTGCCTGTTATGCAATCTGACCGAGAGGTCAAAGGGGTTGTCAGCTGGCGCTCGATTGTTTCTGCACAATTAAAAGGCACTCAATTTCCGAAACATGTGAGTGAATGCATGGAAAAACATACTGAAGTTGGGTATGAGGATTCATTATTTGATGTATTTGGAAAATTTCTTGTTAGTGATTATGTTTTAGTAAAGAAATCAGACAAAACAATCTCAGGGATAGTAACTCCGTTTGATTTAAGCGAACAATTTAAAGAATTAAGTGAGGCATTTATAAAAATAGGCCAAATAGAAGCCATATTGAGATTAATTATTGAAACATACTACTCAATTGAAAAAATAAAAAGTGCTAAAGACCCTGCAGATGAATTAAGAGAGATTAAAAGTGTTGATGATTTAACATTTGGCGAATATAAAAGGTTATTGGAAAATCAAAACGATTGGAGCTCTCATTTTCATGTTCAGATTAGTAGGAAAGTTTTTATTGATACACTTGAAGAGATTAGATTAATTAGGAATGAGGTGATGCATTTTGATCCAGACGGGGTAGATGAAAAGCAGCATACTCAATTATCCACTGCCCTTGATTTTTTTAATGAAGTAAAAAAATTGCTTCCCGTTCGGTAGATACTCTATTCACAGACCCGCCTTTTTAAGCTAAAACTTCTGTACGTAAAAACAGGGTCGGACCACAGCAAATTCAGCATTGTAGCTTGGGCTAGTTTCACCAGCCCAACACATCACGTTCAATTAAATTGTTGGACTGATAAAATTTCAGCCCACGGCAATTGTCAAAGTAGTTGAGATGTTTTTACGATTTAAGCTGCCTGTAATTCCTCGCTTGTTTTAGGCTCAATGGCCCGGTCCGGGTTCAGTTGCACTTCGTTTTGCCAGCTCCAGTTCCGGGTCGTGTTGCGCCACCGTTCCGGCCGCGCCAAGCGGGCGGTTTGGTAAACCGCATGGCGCTTTTCTAACAGCGCTTTGTCCTGCCCTTGATGCCGTTGCGACGGGGTGACGAATTGAATGCCGCTGTGCCGGTGCGTATGGCTGTACCAATCCACAAAGCGCCTTACCCATTGCCTTGCTTCATCCAGACTGGCAAAGCCTTTATGCGGCCAGGCGGGCCAGTATTTCAGCGTGCGAAACAATGATTCCGCATAGGGGTTGTCATTGCTGACGCGGGGACGGCTAAATGAAGAGGCGATCCCCGGCATCTCCAGCTTGGCTTTCAGGGTATAGCTTTTCATCGGCGCACCATTATCTGAATGCAATACCAGTGGATTCATACTGCAACGCTGGGCCAGCACGCTGCGTTGCAATAATTCGGCCGCTAATTCCCCTGTTTCTTCCGCATGCACTTCCCAGCCCACCGGATAGCGGCTGAACAGATCTTCAATCATATACAGCTTGTAATACTCGCCTTTTATCGGTCCCGGTAACCAGGTGATATCCCACATCCAGACTTGATTCGGGCCGGTGGCGGTGAAGCTGGTTGGTTTGGCTTTGCGTACCGCCTTGGCGGCACGGCCGCGGTGCTGAAGCTGATTGGCTTGCCGCAGTACGCGGTACATCGTTGATTCAGAAGCCAAATAGCGGCCTTCATCGCTCAGAATGGGGACGATCTGGCTGGGCGGAACGCTATTAAAACGCGGGCTGTTGCACACCGATAAAATCGCCTGACGCTCTGTTTCACTCAGCTTGTTCGATGGATTGTTCCGTTTGGCCAAGGGCCGCTGATCCGCGGTTACCTTACCAGCCGCTTGCCAGCGATACCAGCTATGCACCGAAATACCGATGGTTTCGCAAGCGCGATATAAGCTCGCACCGGCATGACACACCTGTCTGATCCACGCGGTAAGCCGTTCCCGTTGATCCAGTGATGTCAGTCTTCCTCTGGTTCGCCCCAAAGGGCGCGCACCTTTTTTTGCAGAATCAGCAATGCGGCCGCCTCCGCCAGTGCCTTATCTTTACGCAAAATTTCCCGCTCCAGCTGCTTGTTTTGCTTACGCAGCGTTTTGTTTTCCTGCGCCTGCTCCGGCGTGCTGACTTCAGCCTGGCCCTGGGCCTGAATGGAGAGATCGCGCCATTGTTTCACTTGCTCCGGGAATAAACCCTTGGCACGACAATATTCACTCAGCTCGATTTCTGACATGGCAATGGTTTCAACGACCACGGCAAAGCGGGTTTGAGCAGACCAGTTTTCACTGCTGCGATGGTGTTCTGGCACGGGGCGACCTTCCTGGCGAAGTTGATTTCGCCAATTGTACAGCGTGGCTTCGGAGAGGTTTTCTTGCAATGCCAACTGCCGGATGCTGACCGGGTAAGGAGCAAGCATTTTGCTTAAAATGGCATCTTTACGAGCCTTGGGAATACGCGACATGATCAGTAACCAGCCCCCTGGATAAGTTGGAATCCCTGAAAAGGGAGTATCTCAACTATCCTGACACAGGGGGGCCCAGGCGACTATGCTAATAAAAAGCCGTCTCTTAAGTCAAAGAGACGGCTTTTTTTGCAAAGGGATCTTCAATTTAAAACCGCAATAGCTAAACCTTCGCCTGTAGCCCCAATCTCATCCACAGCTCGGCCACGCCGCTGGGCACGGGCTCGCTAAAGTAAAAGCCCTGCATGCGTTGCACGCCCAGGCCTTGCAAAAAGCGGGCGGTTTCTAGGTTTTCTACGCCTTCCACAATAATCTCTAAGCCCAGCCCCAGGCCAAGTTGTACGATGGCCTGCATAATGCGGCGGCCGTCTTCGGTATGCAGGCGCAGGGCAAAGGAGACGTCTACTTTGAGGATTTGTGCGGGCATTTCATGCAGCTGGGAGAGCGATGAATAACCAGTGCCAAAATCATCAATGGCAATTTCAAAGCCGGAAGCATTAAGCTGGCGTAAATGACGCAGCTGGCGTGAGTAATCGGTTAACGCAACCGATTCGGTAATTTCCAGCACCACATCTTCAGCCCTTAAGTGGTGCTGCATCAGTTTTTCATTGAGCTGCGCCACAAACTGCGGCTGAAACAGCTGGCTGCGCGAGATATTAATCATCAGCTTCTGTTTCAGGCCCGCATCACGCCATTCACGCAGCTTTGCAAAACTGTGCCCGATCACAAGCTCGGACAACTCTTGAATCAGGCCGACTTTTTCTGCCATCGGGATAAATAATTCAGGGCTAATCCAGCCGCTTTGCTCGTCCTGCCAGCGTGCCAAAGCCTCTATCATTAATACTTCACCACTTCGGGAATCTACCACCGGCTGGTAAAACACTTGCAAACGCTGATTGCGGATTGCCGTTGAAAGGCGGGATTGAATGGCAACATGCTCACGGCCCAGCGCTTTTAAGTGCACAATATCGCTATAAAAACAGACATTATTACGCCCGGTATGCTTGGCGTGATACATGGTGTGATCGGCCGCAGACAGCAGCTCTTCGCCCGATTCTGCGTTATCCGGAAACACCGCAAAGCCCAGCGAAATAGTCGGCTGGGTCTCCATGCCATTAATGGTGACTCCCTTTCTGGCTGCATTTTTCAGGCGCCCGGACAGCTCCCGCATCACATTTAAATCAGTTAAATCTGGAATTAAAACAACAAACTCATCCCCGCCCCAGCGGGCGATGACATCATTTTCACGTAAAACACTTTCCAGTTGCCGCGCCACATTTACCAGCAATTCATCACCAACCTGATGACCGAATGCGTCATTAATCTGCTTAAAGTGATCCAGATCGATAAAACCAAGCGCAACTTTAGTGTTTTGAATACGGGCTCTGTCGATCGCGCTATGAATCTCACTATCGAGCATCAGGCGGTTAGGCAACTTGGTCAGCGTGTCGTAAAGCGCCAGCTGGGTAATATGCTGCTCATTTAAATGGCTAACGGTCACATCGCGCAGCACACCGCGAATCGCGGATAACAAACCATCGGGGGTGCGATGAGCAATCAGGCGGGCCTCTACCCACAGATAATCACCACTGGCCCGAACCAATCTAAAACGCTGGCACACCGGCTCGGTGGTTTTCAGTATTTTTGACAAGGCCTCCACCATCACAAAACCATCACTAGGGTGCACCCATGTGAATAATGGCTGACCCAGGTCTTTTGCCATTTCACGCAAATCCAGGCCACGCAGTTTTGCCCAGGCTGGCGTAGTGCGTGCCAGCTCACCGGTTGATGCCAGATCAATCACGGCTTCTTCAAGCAGATTAAGCGTATCGAGCATCGTTTTGCGCTGTGCGTCTTCCAGCGTCAGCGCGGTGACATCGTGTATCAGTGCCACAGCATGATTTTGCCCGCTCGGTGCTTGTACAGGCTGCAGCCGCACCAGTAAATAGACCGGGCCATTAACCGTTTGTACCGTGCAGTTAAATTGAGCGCTTTCTTCATTTTGCAAAATACGCGGCAAATAGTGCACCAGCTCGAAAGCCAGCTCGTAAGGCAGCACACTGATAATTGGCCGCCCCTGCAATAGCTCCGCAGAAGGTAAATCAGGATGACCGGACCAGACACTGACAATTACGCTTTGCTGATTGCACTCAAACACCATATCTTGCAAAACGC comes from Iodobacter ciconiae and encodes:
- a CDS encoding IMPACT family protein, producing MTTSLATAVSAEIIIKKSRFIAHIHPVSGRAEALALVDGYWKQHPEARHVCWALLAGGESGMNDDGEPSGTAAKPMMNVLQHKHLEGVLGVVVRYFGGIKLGAGGLTRAYTDAIATALLDAEYIVSVPQNNIEIALPFADEGRIRRFVAQNEGLVLGVHYSNIEAYLQLQLAQDKTTAQLEEINNLCAGQVRVTSS
- the pbpC gene encoding penicillin-binding protein 1C, which produces MKHRLFKRFILALLILSPLVLIRLWPHESLAVAGSTAVLAQDGKLLRLTLAPDQRYRLWLPLEDFSPTLIDALKLQEDRWFYYHPGINPISLLRAITATYGGGARQGASTLTMQLARLKYRLNTKSPSGKLRQIGQALWLEARYSKHDILEAYLNLAPYGRNIEGAAAASLSYFGKPAKALTLPESLTLAVIPQQPNQRLGSGASLTDARQRLWQRWQQRYTVSPQQIRLMTLPLPVRRLEQLPFRAPHWVEQRLADKPEQSTLNTTLDLQLQTLLEKQIRQYLAQSSTRGIVNASAMLVDTRDQSVRALVGSADYFNASIAGQVNGTEAKRSPGSTLKPFIYALGLDQGVIHPQSILRDTPSAFGPYQPENFDGRFVGPLSATEALIKSRNIPAVWLASQLKNPSFYDFLRLAGIARLKSENHYGLALVLGGGEVSMVELAGLYTMLMNDGRLKPLRYLKDSPKPRGEVLLSPEASWLALDMLSKNPRPDGGSNAWPVAFKTGTSWGFRDAWTAGVVGPYVLVVWLGNFDGQGNPALIGLEAAAPLFFRISDALALAKPADKPLPRSTPMGLKRINICTASGDLPNAYCPQQSSTWFIPGKSPIRVSTLHQPVHIDTRSGLAVCPPYDPAYTKTEVFEFWSSDMARLFKEAGVPRRTPPHIDCSGMASLGEAPKISSPLSGLSYTLRLSKPEETIALQAAASSEQLYWFDNQIYLGNAKTNGIAWRPQAGGWHQLSVVDDQGRSDSRQVMVELLP
- a CDS encoding CBS domain-containing protein, with the translated sequence MTSNCSTDIKIENDSIQVESQNAPDINENITGSVRENKLKFELERLVESEGDSFTVKVKNLVDWAGYQRRRGGAEIEIDRILNELNLISKPDFRNSHISADVEIGKISLVVDPAATKTQGVLTTIPSETFNSLENDARQSKVTVNRNDHILTVGRLEAANIKPISVKPDNELLEATTLMLKYNFSQLPVMQSDREVKGVVSWRSIVSAQLKGTQFPKHVSECMEKHTEVGYEDSLFDVFGKFLVSDYVLVKKSDKTISGIVTPFDLSEQFKELSEAFIKIGQIEAILRLIIETYYSIEKIKSAKDPADELREIKSVDDLTFGEYKRLLENQNDWSSHFHVQISRKVFIDTLEEIRLIRNEVMHFDPDGVDEKQHTQLSTALDFFNEVKKLLPVR
- a CDS encoding IS3 family transposase (programmed frameshift), whose protein sequence is MSRIPKARKDAILSKMLAPYPVSIRQLALQENLSEATLYNWRNQLRQEGRPVPEHHRSSENWSAQTRFAVVVETIAMSEIELSEYCRAKGLFPEQVKQWRDLSIQAQGQAEVSTPEQAQENKTLRKQNKQLEREILRKDKALAEAAALLILQKKVRAPLGRTRGRLTSLDQRERLTAWIRQVCHAGASLYRACETIGISVHSWYRWQAAGKVTADQRPLAKRNNPSNKLSETERQAILSVCNSPRFNSVPPSQIVPILSDEGRYLASESTMYRVLRQANQLQHRGRAAKAVRKAKPTSFTATGPNQVWMWDITWLPGPIKGEYYKLYMIEDLFSRYPVGWEVHAEETGELAAELLQRSVLAQRCSMNPLVLHSDNGAPMKSYTLKAKLEMPGIASSFSRPRVSNDNPYAESLFRTLKYWPAWPHKGFASLDEARQWVRRFVDWYSHTHRHSGIQFVTPSQRHQGQDKALLEKRHAVYQTARLARPERWRNTTRNWSWQNEVQLNPDRAIEPKTSEELQAA
- a CDS encoding EAL domain-containing protein, whose amino-acid sequence is MQCNELSDPDFELRSELGLLQTYFEAFDSTVAALLDTGKENVLDALQILAKASKSSAACLYLNTPDNQVAHLTFAWRDSGTRLADFTPDPCRSLDYDGYPLLANTLAVGMMLSKSLLELPIAEQMLMTQIGVRQLLCIPMLEKGEPFGFLCFLNDTEIQRNHSELRLLAMLSNHVAQAMVKKRVEQELLCNQQRLRALVGVLQDMVFECNQQSVIVSVWSGHPDLPSAELLQGRPIISVLPYELAFELVHYLPRILQNEESAQFNCTVQTVNGPVYLLVRLQPVQAPSGQNHAVALIHDVTALTLEDAQRKTMLDTLNLLEEAVIDLASTGELARTTPAWAKLRGLDLREMAKDLGQPLFTWVHPSDGFVMVEALSKILKTTEPVCQRFRLVRASGDYLWVEARLIAHRTPDGLLSAIRGVLRDVTVSHLNEQHITQLALYDTLTKLPNRLMLDSEIHSAIDRARIQNTKVALGFIDLDHFKQINDAFGHQVGDELLVNVARQLESVLRENDVIARWGGDEFVVLIPDLTDLNVMRELSGRLKNAARKGVTINGMETQPTISLGFAVFPDNAESGEELLSAADHTMYHAKHTGRNNVCFYSDIVHLKALGREHVAIQSRLSTAIRNQRLQVFYQPVVDSRSGEVLMIEALARWQDEQSGWISPELFIPMAEKVGLIQELSELVIGHSFAKLREWRDAGLKQKLMINISRSQLFQPQFVAQLNEKLMQHHLRAEDVVLEITESVALTDYSRQLRHLRQLNASGFEIAIDDFGTGYSSLSQLHEMPAQILKVDVSFALRLHTEDGRRIMQAIVQLGLGLGLEIIVEGVENLETARFLQGLGVQRMQGFYFSEPVPSGVAELWMRLGLQAKV